In one window of Camelina sativa cultivar DH55 chromosome 15, Cs, whole genome shotgun sequence DNA:
- the LOC104746067 gene encoding pectinesterase inhibitor 2-like — protein MDFPRLSILPVLLLLLITPLSSSLSLSDTTNIVTKESLDRICSEPTIPSHFCIIWLTNDPITFTVKFKGLLELVIQKTQLFGYKNIAMMKRLVRTTTDPTLKIPYGSCVTYYESAIKSMEDAIRFASSNEYELTSQAAVKAFNSITTCEADLAGRNTVPSDVTLRNMRFKRMCNIGRVFSDAYMFKNKRIQEVKKNIN, from the coding sequence ATGGATTTTCCTCGCCTCTCAATTCTTCCTGTTCTCCTTCTTTTATTAATCACTCCTTTGTCTTCATCTTTGTCTCTGAGTGACACAACTAACATAGTCACAAAAGAATCACTCGACCGAATCTGCTCAGAACCGACAATTCCCAGCCACTTCTGCATCATTTGGCTTACCAATGATCCAATAACGTTCACCGTCAAATTCAAGGGTCTTCTCGAATTGGTCATCCAAAAGACGCAATTGTTTGGCTATAAGAACATAGCGATGATGAAACGCTTAGTAAGAACCACGACTGATCCGACGCTCAAGATACCGTATGGGTCATGCGTAACATATTATGAGTCAGCCATTAAATCGATGGAGGACGCTATACGGTTTGCTAGCTCGAATGAGTACGAGTTAACATCTCAGGCGGCTGTGAAAGCCTTTAATAGTATAACTACGTGTGAAGCTGACCTTGCAGGACGTAATACTGTGCCGTCTGATGTTACATTACGCAATATGCGGTTTAAAAGAATGTGTAACATTGGTAGAGTTTTCTCTGATGCTTACATGTTTAAAAATAAGAGAATTCAGGAAGTAAAGAAGaatattaattag
- the LOC104746068 gene encoding dihydrolipoyl dehydrogenase 2, mitochondrial-like isoform X2 has product MAMASLARRKAYFLTRNISNSPTDALRFSLSLTRGFASSGSDENDVVIIGGGPGGYVAAIKAAQLGLKTTCIEKRGALGGTCLNIGCIPSKALLHSSHMYHEAKHVFAKHGVKVSSVEVDLPAMLAQKDTAVKNLTRGVESLFKKNKVNYVKGYGKFLSPNEVSVDTTDGENTVVKGKHIIVATGSDVKSLPGITIDEKKIVSSTGALCLTEIPKKLIVIGAGYIGLEMGSVWGRLGSEVTVVEFAADIVPAMDGEIRKQFQRSLEKQSMKFMLKTKVVGVDSSGDGVKLMVEPAEGGEQTTLEADIVLVSAGRTPFTSGLDLEKIGVETDKGGRILVNERFSTNVSGVYAIGDVIPGPMLAHKAEEDGVACVEFIAGKHGHVDYDKVPGVVYTHPEVASVGKTEEQLKKEGVSYNVGKFPFMANSRAKAIDTVEGMVKILADKETDKILGVHIMSPNAGELIHEAVLAINYDASSEDIARVCHAHPTMSEAIKEAAMATYDKPIHM; this is encoded by the exons atggCGATGGCGAGTTTAGCTAGGAGAAAAGCATACTTTCTCACCAGAAACATCTCTAATTCTCCCACTGATGCTCTCagattctctctctccctcactcGCGGCTTCGCTTCGTCGGGATCCGATGAAAACGACGTCGTCATCATCGGCGGCGGTCCTGGAGGTTACGTGGCGGCGATTAAGGCCGCACAGCTCGGTCTCAAGACTACCTGTATCGAAAAGCGCGGTGCTCTCGGTGGTACTTGTCTTAACATCGGTTGTATTCCTTCTAAG gctcttcttcactcttctcATATGTACCACGAAGCAAAGCACGTTTTTGCTAAACATGGTGTTAAGGTCTCTTCAGTTGAGGTAGATCTTCCTGCCATGTTGGCTCAGAAAGACACAGCCGTCAAGAATCTCACCCGTGGAGTTGAAAGTCTGTTTAAGAAGAACAAGGTCAACTATGTGAAGGGATACGGTAAGTTTCTGTCCCCGAACGAAGTCTCTGTGGACACTACCGATGGAGAAAATACGGTTGTGAAAGGCAAACATATCATTGTTGCAACTGGCTCGGATGTCAAATCTTTGCCTGGGATCACCATCGACGAAAAGAAGATTGTATCATCAACCGGGGCACTGTGTCTCACAGAAATCCCGAAGAAACTCATTGTCATTGGCGCTGGCTATATTGGGCTTGAGATGGGCTCTGTATGGGGGCGGCTCGGATCAGAGGTCACGGTTGTTGAGTTTGCAGCGGATATTGTACCAGCAATGGATGGTGAAATCCGCAAGCAGTTTCAACGTTCACTAGAGAAGCAAAGTATGAAATTCATGCTCAAGACTAAAGTCGTTGGCGTAGATTCGTCTGGAGATGGTGTGAAACTCATGGTGGAACCTGCTGAAGGTGGAGAGCAGACCACTCTTGAAGCTGATATAGTCCTCGTCTCAGCTGGTAGAACTCCGTTCACATCTGGACTTGATCTAGAGAAAATCGGAGTTGAGACAGACAAAGGCGGGAGAATTCTAGTGAATGAGAGATTCTCGACAAATGTTTCAG GCGTTTATGCAATTGGAGATGTAATTCCAGGACCAATGCTGGCTCACAAAGCCGAAGAAGACGGTGTTGCTTGTGTTGAGTTTATAGCAGGCAAACACGGCCATGTGGATTACGACAAAGTCCCCGGGGTTGTTTACACTCACCCTGAAGTTGCCTCGGTGGGTAAAACCGAGGAGCAGCTGAAGAAAGAGGGTGTAAGCTACAATGTTGGGAAATTCCCGTTCATGGCGAATAGCAGAGCCAAGGCCATAGACACAGTAGAGGGAATGGTCAAGATTTTGGCTGATAAAGAGACAGACAAGATCTTGGGAGTTCATATTATGTCGCCAAACGCAGGAGAATTGATCCATGAGGCAGTTCTAGCGATCAACTATGATGCATCAAGTGAAGACATTGCTCGAGTCTGTCACGCTCATCCCACCATGAGTGAGGCTATCAAGGAAGCTGCCATGGCTACCTATGACAAGCCCATTCACATGTAG
- the LOC104746068 gene encoding dihydrolipoyl dehydrogenase 2, mitochondrial-like isoform X1: MAMASLARRKAYFLTRNISNSPTDALRFSLSLTRGFASSGSDENDVVIIGGGPGGYVAAIKAAQLGLKTTCIEKRGALGGTCLNIGCIPSKALLHSSHMYHEAKHVFAKHGVKVSSVEVDLPAMLAQKDTAVKNLTRGVESLFKKNKVNYVKGYGKFLSPNEVSVDTTDGENTVVKGKHIIVATGSDVKSLPGITIDEKKIVSSTGALCLTEIPKKLIVIGAGYIGLEMGSVWGRLGSEVTVVEFAADIVPAMDGEIRKQFQRSLEKQSMKFMLKTKVVGVDSSGDGVKLMVEPAEGGEQTTLEADIVLVSAGRTPFTSGLDLEKIGVETDKGGRILVNERFSTNVSGVYAIGDVIPGPMLAHKAEEDGVACVEFIAGKHGHVDYDKVPGVVYTHPEVASVGKTEEQLKKEGVSYNVGKFPFMANSRAKAIDTVEGMVKILADKETDKILGVHIMSPNAGELIHEAVLAINYDASSEDIARVCHAHPTMSEAIKEAAMATYDKPIHM; encoded by the exons atggCGATGGCGAGTTTAGCTAGGAGAAAAGCATACTTTCTCACCAGAAACATCTCTAATTCTCCCACTGATGCTCTCagattctctctctccctcactcGCGGCTTCGCTTCGTCGGGATCCGATGAAAACGACGTCGTCATCATCGGCGGCGGTCCTGGAGGTTACGTGGCGGCGATTAAGGCCGCACAGCTCGGTCTCAAGACTACCTGTATCGAAAAGCGCGGTGCTCTCGGTGGTACTTGTCTTAACATCGGTTGTATTCCTTCTAAG gctcttcttcactcttctcATATGTACCACGAAGCAAAGCACGTTTTTGCTAAACATGGTGTTAAGGTCTCTTCAGTTGAGGTAGATCTTCCTGCCATGTTGGCTCAGAAAGACACAGCCGTCAAGAATCTCACCCGTGGAGTTGAAAGTCTGTTTAAGAAGAACAAGGTCAACTATGTGAAGGGATACGGTAAGTTTCTGTCCCCGAACGAAGTCTCTGTGGACACTACCGATGGAGAAAATACGGTTGTGAAAGGCAAACATATCATTGTTGCAACTGGCTCGGATGTCAAATCTTTGCCTGGGATCACCATCGACGAAAAGAAGATTGTATCATCAACCGGGGCACTGTGTCTCACAGAAATCCCGAAGAAACTCATTGTCATTGGCGCTGGCTATATTGGGCTTGAGATGGGCTCTGTATGGGGGCGGCTCGGATCAGAGGTCACGGTTGTTGAGTTTGCAGCGGATATTGTACCAGCAATGGATGGTGAAATCCGCAAGCAGTTTCAACGTTCACTAGAGAAGCAAAGTATGAAATTCATGCTCAAGACTAAAGTCGTTGGCGTAGATTCGTCTGGAGATGGTGTGAAACTCATGGTGGAACCTGCTGAAGGTGGAGAGCAGACCACTCTTGAAGCTGATATAGTCCTCGTCTCAGCTGGTAGAACTCCGTTCACATCTGG GCTTGATCTAGAGAAAATCGGAGTTGAGACAGACAAAGGAGGGAGAATTCTAGTGAATGAGAGATTCTCGACAAACGTTTCAGGCGTTTATGCAATTGGAGATGTAATTCCAGGACCAATGCTGGCTCACAAAGCCGAAGAAGACGGTGTTGCTTGTGTTGAGTTTATAGCAGGCAAACACGGCCATGTGGATTACGACAAAGTCCCCGGGGTTGTTTACACTCACCCTGAAGTTGCCTCGGTGGGTAAAACCGAGGAGCAGCTGAAGAAAGAGGGTGTAAGCTACAATGTTGGGAAATTCCCGTTCATGGCGAATAGCAGAGCCAAGGCCATAGACACAGTAGAGGGAATGGTCAAGATTTTGGCTGATAAAGAGACAGACAAGATCTTGGGAGTTCATATTATGTCGCCAAACGCAGGAGAATTGATCCATGAGGCAGTTCTAGCGATCAACTATGATGCATCAAGTGAAGACATTGCTCGAGTCTGTCACGCTCATCCCACCATGAGTGAGGCTATCAAGGAAGCTGCCATGGCTACCTATGACAAGCCCATTCACATGTAG
- the LOC104746069 gene encoding probable protein phosphatase 2C 43 codes for MRPSKASVTQTWLLYTQLCLWKDLIIRCVRQFIIKAKSMLLSQNMVSDSSAEISVIDVKSHLSVGKDPSNSSFQIAEIRIHDSVCIEIPGSEETPLLGSVKSCCSAAATIIEEPATEFIPNISSGSYADKGDNREYMEDEHICIDDLSVHLGSSYYRFPVPIAFYGVFDGHGGSEASQFIKENAMSLFFEDAVFRESPSVVDSLFLKELEKSHRKAYRLADLAMEDERIVSSSCGTTALTALVIGRHLMVANAGDCRAVLCRKGKAVDMSFDHKSTFEPERRRVEDLGGYFEGEYLYGDLAVTRALGDWSVKRFSPLGGSFSPLISDPDIQQMILTEEDEFLVMGCDGVWDVMTSQYAVTFVRQGLRRHGDPRRCAMELGREALRLDTSDNVTVVVICLTSSPAPQRRRIRFCVSDEARSRLQTMLEG; via the exons atgcgTCCAAGCAAAGCTTCAGTGACCCAAACATGGCTGCTTTACACACAGCTTTGTCTTTGGAAAGATCTCATAATCAGGTGTGTCCGTCAGTTCATTATAAAAGCAAAATCGATGCTTCTGAGTCAAAACATGGTCTCTGATTCTTCTGCTGAGATCAGTGTCATCGACGTCAAGTCTCATCTCTCCGTTGGGAAAGATCCCAGTAATAGTAGCTTTCAGATTGCCGAAATCAGAATCCATGATTCCGTTTGTATTGAGATTCCTGGCTCTGAAGAAACGCCTCTGTTAGGATCG GTCAAGAGTTGTTGTTCTGCAGCTGCAACGATTATTGAAGAGCCTGCTACTGAGTTTATACCAAATATAAGCTCTGGGAGTTATGCGGATAAGGGTGACAACCGAGAGTACATGGAAGATGAACACATATGCATAGACGACCTTTCAGTACATCTTGGATCTTCCTACTATAGATTTCCTGTGCCTATAGCTTTCTACGGTGTGTTTGATGGCCATGGTGGATCTGAGGCATCACAGTTTATTAAAGAGAATGCAATGAGTTTGTTCTTTGAAGATGCTGTCTTTCGAGAATCTCCTTCGGTTGTGGACTCTCTTTTCTTGAAAGAACTGGAGAAGTCTCACCGGAAAGCTTATAGGCTTGCTGATCTCGCCATGGAAGATGAAAGAATAGTTAGTAGTTCGTGTGGAACAACCGCCTTGACTGCTCTTGTAATTGGAAGACATTTAATGGTAGCTAACGCTGGTGATTGCCGTGCTGTGCTATGCAGAAAAGGAAAAGCGGTTGATATGTCATTTGATCATAAATCTACATTTGAGCCAGAACGGAGAAGGGTAGAGGATTTAGGAGGTTACTTTGAAGGCGAGTATCTATACGGTGACCTTGCTGTTACAAGAGCTCTTGGAGACTGGTCAGTAAAGAGGTTTTCACCCCTCGGTGGATCTTTCTCACCTCTGATCTCAGATCCGGACATTCAACAGATGATTCTAACGGAGGAAGACGAATTCTTGGTTATGGGATGTGACGGTGTTTGGGATGTGATGACAAGCCAGTATGCTGTTACTTTTGTCAGGCAAGGACTGAGGAGACACGGTGACCCGAGAAGATGCGCTATGGAACTTGGAAGGGAAGCTTTGAGGCTTGACACATCAGATAACGTTACAGTGGTGGTCATCTGCTTAACATCATCACCAGCTCCACAACGGAGAAGAATACGGTTCTGTGTTTCAGATGAAGCCCGATCCCGGTTACAAACAATGCTAGAAGGCTAA
- the LOC104746070 gene encoding zinc finger BED domain-containing protein RICESLEEPER 2-like, with protein sequence MDNGDLSSGSCSDMRKKLKLDDSVVDEEMVAGDSLPSLAEKEKTFHNAMAEWFITDGISPNIIKSPRFAKFINCLNPEFPPSVTEVKKEVLEIHEECKEKAKRFLKGFEGQLTLSYEWFVLSDEWTDPVLHDDFVCLAAHFIDDNWKLKKWILGYTTDRNVPLEDVNIYPFREAVEGFEIESKVSTLLLPTDLDFDEVTLDPFRKWIEERGSNHINPRFSLLYCCADLFRLMVDDLYSDLSGCLLEVVRMLVGWGSMSPTNWNITLSNLQRAVDMKSEDEFSKDEEYDDYDKPSDEDWIKIETFCKLVGCIYKVSKELFKGEYLTSNVFFHLLAELKLMLNQGACEC encoded by the exons ATGGACAACGGTGATCTTTCCTCCGGCTCTTGTTCAG atATGAGGAAGAAACTAAAGTTGGACGACTCTGTGGTCGATGAAGAGATGGTGGCGGGTGATAGTCTTCCTTCACTTGCTGAGAAGGAGAAAACATTTCACAATGCTATGGCCGAGTGGTTCATTACTGATGGGATTAGTCCTAATATCATTAAGAGCCCCAGATTTGCCAAGTTCATCAACTGCTTAAACCCGGAGTTTCCTCCTAGTGTTACTGAAGTCAAAAAAGAAGTTCTTGAGATACACGAAGAATGTAAGGAGAAGGCTAAGAGATTTCTCAAGGGTTTTGAAGGTCAATTGACTCTCTCTTATGAATGGTTTGTTCTTAGCGATGAATGGACAGACCCTGTTTTGCATGATGATTTCGTTTGTTTGGCTGCTCATTTCATTGATGACAACTGGAAGTTGAAGAAATGGATCTTGGGGTATACTACTGACCGGAATGTACCCCTTGAAGATGTTAATATCTACCCTTTTAGAGAGGCTGTTGAGGGTTTCGAGATTGAGAGCAAAGTCTCTACTCTTCTGTTGCCTACTGACTTGGATTTTGATGAAGTGACTTTAGATCCTTTCAGGAAATGGATTGAAGAGAGAGGGAGTAATCATATCAACCCACGGTTCTCCCTACTCTATTGTTGCGCTGACCTTTTCCGGTTAATGGTTGATGATCTTTATAGTGACTTGAGTGGGTGTCTGCTAGAGGTTGTGCGTATGTTGGTTGGATGGGGAAGTATGTCACCTACCAATTGGAACATCACTTTGTCTAATCTGCAACGAGCTGTTGATATGAAATCTGAGGATGAGTTCTCAAAGGACGAGGAGTATGATGATTATGACAAACCATCTGATGAAGATTGGAttaagattgaaactttttgcAAACTCGTTGGTTGCATCTATAAAGTGTCCAAGGAGCTTTTCAAGGGAGAGTATTTGACATCCAACGTCTTCTTCCACCTACTTGCTGAGCTGAAGCTTATGTTGAACCAAGGAGCTTGTGAGTGCTGA
- the LOC104748259 gene encoding zinc finger BED domain-containing protein DAYSLEEPER-like, protein MRKKLKLDGPVVDEEKETHNAMAKWFISGELNPNFIKSPSFTRLMSFMEPKYPPTVSKVQNEILEIYEECKEKAKSFFKGFEGQLTLSYEWMILGNGWARNYVKGPVLHEDFVCLTAHFVDDNWKMKKWILGYTTTTDENIPMDDGYYVYPFKNAVQDFEIDNKVSTLLLPNSEGFDEETLDPFRKWVGERGKNQFNPRVLLLYCCSDLFRLMVDDVFSELSSSLLEDVRMLVGWGRCSSTNWNVTLFHLQKAVDMKAEDAFSKDEIYDDYDKPSDEDWIKIETYCKLTGCIYKVAKVLFEGEYSTSNVFFHLLAELKLMLNQELASGDNDYFLGKAKQLLERFDKYWNSMFLVLAIASVFDPRFKTKYLEFYCSKKEVNVEGSKAETVLDYLSNLFARYAASEICQKPICSVEYLKFEGTRGELQESELDSYLKEPVMEWNKDFKALEWWREESQKYPVLSRVARDILSIPISRAASYDAYAADKREPPEFVVSMKANVANAMMCSKKWLRLLQ, encoded by the exons ATGAGGAAGAAACTAAAATTGGACGGTCCTGTGGTCGATGAGGAGAAAGAAACTCATAACGCAATGGCCAAGTGGTTCATTAGTGGTGAGTTAAATCCTAATTTCATCAAGTCCCCTTCTTTTACAAGGCTTATGAGCTTCATGGAACCAAAGTATCCTCCTACAGTTTCTAAAGTCCAGAATGAAATTCTCGAGATCTACGAGGAATGTAAAGAGAAAGCTAAGAGTTTTTTCAAAGGTTTTGAAGGACAGTTAACACTCTCTTACGAATGGATGATTCTTGGGAATGGTTGGGCTAGGAACTACGTTAAAGGCCCTGTTTTGCATGAGGATTTCGTCTGTTTGACCGCTCATTTCGTTGATGATAactggaagatgaagaaatggaTCTTGGGGTACACTACTACTACTGACGAGAATATACCTATGGATGATGGTTATTATGTTTACCCTTTCAAGAATGCTGTTCAGGATTTTGAGATTGACAACAAGGTCTCTACTCTTCTGCTTCCTAACAGTGAGGGTTTTGATGAAGAAACGTTGGATCCTTTTAGGAAATGGGTtggagagagagggaagaatCAGTTCAATCCACGGGTTTTGTTACTCTATTGTTGCTCTGATCTTTTCCGGTTAATGGTTGATGATGTGTTTAGTGAGTTGAGCTCGTCGTTGCTAGAGGATGTGCGTATGTTGGTTGGATGGGGAAGGTGTTCGTCAACCAACTGGAACGTGACTTTGTTTCATTTGCAAAAAGCTGTTGATATGAAAGCTGAGGATGCTTTCTCTAAGGATGAGATTTACGATGATTATGACAAACCGTCTGATGAAGATTGGATTAAGATTGAGACTTATTGCAAACTCACTGGTTGTATCTATAAAGTGGCCAAGGTTCTTTTCGAGGGAGAGTATTCGACGTCTAACGTTTTCTTCCACCTTCTTGCTGAGTTGAAGCTTATGTTGAACCAAGAGCTTGCAAGTGGTGATAATGATTACTTCCTTGGCAAAGCTAAGCAGTTACTGGAGAGGTTTGATAAGTACTGGAATAGTATGTTTCTGGTTTTGGCAATTGCTTCTGTGTTTGACCCTCGGTTCAAGACGAAGTATCTTGAGTTTTACTGTTCAAAGAAGGAAGTCAATGTTGAAGGTTCAAAAGCTGAAACTGTTTTGGACTATTTGAGCAATCTGTTTGCTCGCTATGCAGCTAGCGAGATCTGCCAAAAACCAATATGCTCGGTTG aaTATCTCAAGTTTGAAGGAACTCGTGGAGAGCTTCAAGAATCAGAGCTTGACTCCTACCTCAAAGAGCCGGTTATGGAGTGGAACAAAGACTTCAAAGCACTTGAATGGTGGAGAGAAGAGAGCCAAAAATATCCAGTCCTATCCCGAGTAGCCCGTGACATTCTCTCCATACCAATCTCACGTGCGGCTTCGTATGACGCTTATGCTGCTGACAAAAGAGAGCCACCTGAGTTTGTTGTCTCCATGAAAGCCAATGTTGCTAACGCCATGATGTGTAGCAAAAAATGGTTACGACTGCTTCAATAG